The following are encoded in a window of Oncorhynchus mykiss isolate Arlee chromosome Y, USDA_OmykA_1.1, whole genome shotgun sequence genomic DNA:
- the LOC110509500 gene encoding nucleoporin NUP188 homolog, with the protein MRLKLFMDVLNGTKAVLLVPRSVHCLRLGSMMTTLLLILLKQWRSVVATTSDVLFPLSLILESVLQTDQQLMAKTKASALISALQMQGLDGGEICQLPQLLLCVCETVQDEALALIDSTHHTAQAGDVPEDASRRTRGTGVFAGVTPGYGAVS; encoded by the exons ATGAGACTGAAGCTCTTCATGGATGTGCTGAATGGGACCAAAGCTGTT TTGCTGGTGCCCAGATCGGTGCACTGTCTACGTCTGGGATCCATGATGACTACCCTGCTGCTGATCCTGCTCAAACAgtggagaag tGTGGTGGCCACGACCTCTGACGTGttgtttcccctctctctgatcCTGGAGAGTGTCCTGCAGACCGACCAGCAGCTGATGGCAAAGACCAAGGCCTCTGCTCTCATCTCTGCGCTGCAGATGCAGGGCCTCGATG gtggtgAGATCTGCCAACTTCCCCagctactgctgtgtgtgtgtgagactgtgcaGGACGAGGCACTGGCACTGATTGACAGCACGCATCACACGGCCCAGGCAGGGGATGTCCCCGAGGACGCGTCCAGAAGGACCAGAGGGACGG GTGTGTTTGCTGGTGTTACACCTGGCTATGGAGCTGTGTCGTGA
- the LOC110509498 gene encoding uncharacterized protein LOC110509498 — translation MKDPCRVCGVRLIGSQCRWIFNPLGKRQLQVILSHVLGRQVDRDPDGQASEFLCGKCVFTLERVVQCDVQIGRLQEEHATLVQQLQQEREHLKECVAHVYGRHNPLPKRPDVEEENNVKVPLWRSSESGESPEDYGGGQCTSEGQTKEGAGEGDGRGRRSVSMDLLGGPSGPGGVTGLSSSVPRRVQAGTDLCPVCQVKNPWLQSSRLRSRSLMYLDLVYRKGTLASPGPRLRSASLQSLNLDHPQQTEPLCPLPQRQHRESKIPLRERSPSVGPATSTTTPQRAQPSIISDLLQLLRSLPRPPVPGAPGSRIPILRRRPSDGQPLPPRRSLTPWVWHRLREAEWRSLQDLTEEFNDDYMPLRVEGFTEHQSEVSRLETAHRQLSEEMNQFRATNQNLSKTLEDTQNNNKVLSGKLEDTENKLTTEKKNTLKQDKTIQGLTLLLKEKEKEIEELYHEIEDRDEVLVKARETAHKAQIQKYQDSSIKTFLRN, via the exons ATGAAGGACCCGTGCCGCGTTTGCGGCGTACGCCTCATTGGCAGCCAGTGCCGCTGGATCTTCAACCCGTTGGGCAAGCGGCAGCTCCAGGTCATCCTGTCCCACGTGCTGGGGCGCCAGGTCGACCGCGACCCTGACGGCCAGGCCTCAGAGTTCCTGTGCGGCAAGTGTGTGTTCACACTGGAGCGCGTGGTGCAGTGCGATGTGCAGATAGGCAGGCTGCAGGAGGAGCACGCCACTCTGGTGCAGCAGCTGCAGCAGGAGAGGGAGCACCTGAAGGAGTGTGTGGCCCACGTCTACGGACGCCATAACCCCTTGCCTAAGAGGCCCGATGTGGAGGAAGAGAACAATGTTAAGGTACCCCTCTGGAGGTCCTCTGAAAGTGGGGAAAGCCCAGAGGATTACGGGGGAGGGCAGTGTACGTCAGAGGGGCAGACCAAGGAAGGCGCGGGTGAGGGTGATGGTCGGGGGAGGCGCTCTGTGAGTATGGACCTCCTGGGTGGACCGAGTGGTCCAGGGGGAGTCACAGGTCTGTCAAGCTCAGTCCCCAGGAGGGTGCAAGCAGGGACAGATCTTTGCCCGGTGTGCCAGGTGAAGAACCCCTGGCTCCAGTCATCACGGCTCCGCTCCAGGAGCCTGATGTACCTGGACCTGGTCTACCGCAAGGGTACTCTCGCCTCTCCCGGCCCCAGGCTCCGCTCAGCCTCGCTCCAGTCCCTCAACCTTGACCACCCTCAACAAACAGAACCCCTGTGCCCCCTGCCACAGAGACAGCACAGAGAGTCGAAGATACCATTGAGGGAGCGTTCGCCCTCAGTTGGCCCAGCTACCAGCACTACCACACCCCAGAGAGCCCAGCCTTCCATAATCTCTGACCTGCTGCAGCTGCTGCGCTCCCTCCCCAGACCACCAGTGCCAGGTGCCCCCGGAAGCCGCATCCCCATACTGCGTAGGAGGCCCAGTGACGGACAGCCGCTCCCCCCAAGACGCAGCCTCACCCCTTGGGTCTGGCACAGgctgagggaggcagagtggaggTCCCTCCAGGACCTCACTGAGGAGTTTAATGATGATTACATGCCGCTCAGAGTCGAG GGTTTCACTGAGCATCAGAGTGAAGTGAGCAGACTGGAGACAGCCCACAGGCAGCTGAGTGAGGAGATGAACCAGTTCAGAGCAACCAACCAGAACCTCTCCAAGACCCTGGAGGacacccagaacaacaacaag GTGCTGTCTGGTAAACTGGAGGACACTGAGAACAAGCTCACCACTGAGAAAAAGAACACTCTGAAACAAGACAAAACCATCCAGGGACTCACTCTACTGCTcaaggagaaagaaaaagag aTTGAAGAGCTGTACCATGAGATTGAGGACAGGGACGAGGTTTTAGTCAAAGCCAGGGAGACGGCGCACAAAGCCCAGATCCAGAAATACCAG GATTCCTCGATCAAAACCTTTTTGCGAAATTAA
- the LOC110509499 gene encoding myomegalin: MEKQEELAQLQGEHQTKLLEAQKLQRSLGRQKQELSDLQQAKEQLDQELEELQQQKVDKALNEVQNQLKKLTGEPGERESSLKQQYQELLEQTKRRLQGHEVTIQRLTTCLTDKEQQLQEYMNITRDMEQSRSPGGSDTMLSKLREQLKQKEKALEEALDDKFAALEEKDNEIHQLHLSLREKARDLERLNKLLSYNEDTINSFDTLIKEKDVELQYLVNMLKNLQQAKQDVEDNLNWACKEKDAIISQLQLCLECKTKDMEEMANALLSQSQSQACDLAEQMGQRLKVTEAMLAEAVKARERLVENNKSTVEGLLSTISSNDQLLNESAEHYNRTLSERTQEIQELKRQLFVRQQQLALAEKQSSEATQEGYLETAELRALLTEKDSIINKLLERGQERDQFLAELGQKEPAPPQVMEIRQTIKVLQERLEEREAQLSKKNNEDNMEKVPLTKNTLVILKKELAHKTDALKKALKRENDLKVN; this comes from the exons ATGGAGAAGCAGGAGGAGCTGGCCCAGCTCCAAGGGGAGCACCAAACCAAGCTGCTGGAGGCCCAGAAGCTGCAGCGCTCCCTGGGCAGGCAGAAGCAGGAGCTGTCTGACCTGCAGCAGGCCAAGGAGCAGCTGGACCAAGAGCTGGAGGAGTTGCAGCAGCAGAAGGTCGACAAGGCCCTCAAT GAGGTGCAGAACCAGCTGAAGAAACTGACCGGGGAGCCGGGCGAGAGGGAGAGCAGCCTGAAGCAGCAGTACCAGGAGCTGCTGGAGCAGACCAAGAGGAGGCTGCAGGGCCATGAGGTCACCATCCAGCGCCTCACCACTTGCCTGACCGACAAGGAGCAGCAGCTGCAG gaGTACATGAACATAACGAGAGACATGGAACAGAGCAGAAGTCCTGGGGGAAGCGACACCATGCTGTCGAAGCTACGAGAACAactgaaacagaaagagaaggcTCTGGAG GAAGCGCTGGATGATAAGTTTGCGGCTCTAGAAGAGAAAGACAATGAGATCCACCAGCTGCACCTGTCACTCAGGGAGAAGGCGAGGGACCTGGAGAGACTCAACAAACTGCTGTCTTACAATGAGGACACCATCAAT AGTTTTGACACGTTGATAAAGGAGAAGGACGTGGAGCTACAGTACCTTGTGAACATGCTGAAAAACCTGCAGCAGGCCAAGCAGGACGTGGAGGACAACCTGAACTGGGCCTGCAAGGAGAAGGATGCCATCATTAGCCAGCTGCAGCTCTGCCTGGAGTGCAAGACCAAGGACATGGAG GAGATGGCGAATGCCCTGCTtagtcagtcccagtctcaggccTGTGACCTTGCAGAGCAGATGGGTCAGAGGTTAAAGGTGACAGAGGCCATGCTGGCGGAGGCAGTCAAGGCCCGGGAGAGGCTGGTGGAGAACAACAAGAGCACCGTGGAGGGCCTGCTGTCCACCATCAGCAGCAACGACCAGCTGCTcaat GAGTCAGCGGAGCACTATAACCGCACACTGTCTGAGCGCACCCAGGAGATCCAGGAGCTGAAGCGGCAGCTGTTTGTCCGGCAGCAGCAGCTGGCCTTGGCAGAGAAACAGAGTTCTGAGGCAACACAGGAGGGTTACCTGGAGACTGCCGAGCTCAGGGCCCTGCTGACGGAGAAGGACTCCATCATCAAC AAACTTCTGGAGCGTgggcaggagagagaccagttcCTGGCTGAGTTAGGGCAGAAGGAGCCTGCACCGCCCCAGGTGATGGAGATCAGACAGACCATCAAAGTTCTGCaggagaggctggaggagagggaag CGCAGCTCTCCAAGAAGAACAACGAGGACAACATGGAGAAGGTCCCTCTCACTAAGAATACTCTGGTCATCCTGAAGAAGGAGCTAGCTCACAAGACTGATGCTCTCAAGAAGGCTCTGAAGAGGGAGAATGACCTCAAAGTGAACTAA